A window of Dehalogenimonas sp. WBC-2 genomic DNA:
AATATCCACTGTCTCTTCGACGGCAGTTTGCACTTGGTCTTGAACAGGCATTACTGTTGATTTATTTTCAATACCTGTTTCCGCCGCTTTTGGAACGGCAGGACTCATAGTCCAGAAACTACCGGCCAGCCGGATATGCTCAGGGACGAACGGTAAAAGTGCTATAGTACGTGCCTGTTTGATGGCCGTAGCCAAAACACGCTGATGGCGGGCACACGTACCGCTGCGGCGTCGTGGATTGATTTTACCACGTTCGGAAATATAGCGGCTAAGCCGCGCCGTATCTTTATAATCTATTGTAATATTCTTGTCAGCACAGAAAGCGCAAACCTTGCGTCGTGCCTGAAAACGCCCCCGGCCCCCACCGAAACGGCCAGCTGGGCGACCGCTTTGCGGCCTCGATCCAAAACTTCTCGCAACTACCAAGTTCTATCTCCTGTATATTAAAGTATAATGTACTACCGTTAAAAAGGAAGGTCTTCGGGAGCTATCTCACCACTAACATCGCCACTGGAATTATCTCCTGCCGTAACCGGGGCTCGATCCAAAAACAACACCTTGTTTGCCACAATATCAA
This region includes:
- the rpsR gene encoding 30S ribosomal protein S18, translated to MVVARSFGSRPQSGRPAGRFGGGRGRFQARRKVCAFCADKNITIDYKDTARLSRYISERGKINPRRRSGTCARHQRVLATAIKQARTIALLPFVPEHIRLAGSFWTMSPAVPKAAETGIENKSTVMPVQDQVQTAVEETVDIVVNPSQE